The Ahaetulla prasina isolate Xishuangbanna chromosome 7, ASM2864084v1, whole genome shotgun sequence genome segment AAAGATCTCTATTAAATTGTTATTCTCAGCTGAACATTTCCAAGGTTAGGGGTAAAGAGGAGATGACCCACAGCAGTTCAACTGACATAAAAGTGGCATTAcagagtggggggagggagggaaggagaaagaggcggCAGTTTCTGAAACCTGTATTAAATCAGGTTTCACCTACCTGTCAGTATCAGATACTCTAAATGGGCCAGTATTCTAGGTTATTAGTTCTGGAGATAGGGAAGAGATGGTAATTTATtcaaggttaaaggaattgaggaTATGATCACATTACAAGTGGTCTCAGCACTCCACTTCAGCATTTTAGCTGGCAGGAAAATGTTGTGAGAGCTATTCTAATTATACATTTCTCTCCAGCCTGTGAAGTCACAAAATGAAGCACTGACAGCTGATGACATCATAGATCATGGTAACTTCTGCTTCCTCCACTGTTAAAGAGACATATACATACAAGGATTAAATTCAGATGCTTCAATAGGCCATTAAATAGTGTTGAAGCCAACACCACTGGCTCTACAGTCGACAGGGCTGGTTTAACCAGTGGAGAAGAACTGGGAGCTATCTTGGGGCTATCTTGGGAAGAATGCAAATGTTCTAGATGTCAGTTGTCTGTCCAAAATGCCACGGCCACCTCTTGCCAGCTGCTCACATACCCGAGCCCTaaaagatgatgaagaagaaatcCAGCCCTGTTTTCACCATCATGTTCCAACTCCTCCAGGAGACCATGTCAAGAATCATAGCAGCTCTGGAGACAATACGATGAAAAATTCAAATGACCCACCTGCATCTTCCTTAAAAGGGctggtaaaaaacaaaaaccgtgGCACCTCAAGACAACatgaaggaaaaaacagaaataacaAGAAGAAATTGTCCAGGCAGAACCTTGTCCTTGAAGAAGTGTCTCTGTCTCCAGAACCATTAGGCTTGAGTTTGGAGTTTCAGGAGCCGCTATACAAGGAGGCAATAGTTTCTACTCGTTTATCAGATGATGATGACGATTGGAGAGAAAAATTCCCACCCTCTTCCTATGATAAAACACATTTATCCAGGATCTGTAACGTTACCCAGTGTGATCCTTTTGATTACAATTCAGCAATTCTTTCAGGAATGGAAGCTTTCTCTTCATGGCCATTCAATGATAATGACCCTTGCATTGGGTGCCCTTCGCATGCCAAAGTCACAGAAAGCTACACTTCTCACGAAGAACCTATTGAAGAAGTGGATTTTGTGTCCTCACAGTTGAGTTATCAAGAACTTAAAGAGGAAAACTCCATGCTGAGGAGAAAGATCAAAAGAATACAGAACTTCTCGGAAAGTCAGACCCAGATGGTGCGAAACCTTGAGAGGACACTGCAAGCCACTATGaacaaggaggagaaagaggctcAAGATTTGGAAGCATTGATGCAGCAGGCAGAGCAGAATCTTCAGTCGATGTCCCAAAGAGCTCTGAAGGCAGAAAGCAATATTGAAAAGCTGAAACAAGAAATGTCCTTCCTTCAGGCAGAGTTGACCTGCTACAAAGTAGAGAACGAAAGCCTGCGATCAGGCCAATCTACTAACATGGGGGCAGTGAAACAGCATGTGGACATTGCTTTGCAAAATCTTCTGAGGGTCACCAACCATGCTCATGCTACGATTCACCAGTTGGTCTTTGGTGCAGAAACACTGACACTTGTTGCTGACCTGCTTAAATCTGTGGGTAGAATGTCAGAAGttgaaaaggaagaagaacagcAAACTTAGGGGACTCTCTTGCCTATGAGTGTAATGGTCCTGTAGTGCTCTTGGGGTTTAAACCATTTGCTCTCGTAATGTATGGCTTCAAATAAGCAACCTTTCTCTTTTCCCCAGAAGTACTTTTATTACATAATGGAATATTAATTTCATACTTTAATGCCTTGGCTGCTCTTTCAAAGCTACATTGTACAAAATGTACAGATCCCAGGACTTCTTTTGGTTGCCTGTTCAAAACTGAGAGTTAGCATCAAAGTTAATGTGTTTTGAaaatatgtgggtttttttttcttaactgaATAGTTGCTGAAAGAAAAAGGGTGGAGACATCCAAGTTGGCATTATGGTGCTGGGGTGGGCTTTGTACTCCTAGTCTTCAATCCTATCTTCCATAGTTTATGTTTATGTAGAGCGTAgtaagaaaagggaggaaagataTTTCTAATGAGAAAGAGCATTCTTTTCAGGATATTGCACTAATATTAAAAgccatggtagtgcagtggttagatgcagtattgcaggcaaactctgctgattgtcagcagttcgattttcaccagctcaaagtt includes the following:
- the LOC131202563 gene encoding endosome-associated-trafficking regulator 1-like, whose amino-acid sequence is MPRPPLASCSHTRALKDDEEEIQPCFHHHVPTPPGDHVKNHSSSGDNTMKNSNDPPASSLKGLVKNKNRGTSRQHEGKNRNNKKKLSRQNLVLEEVSLSPEPLGLSLEFQEPLYKEAIVSTRLSDDDDDWREKFPPSSYDKTHLSRICNVTQCDPFDYNSAILSGMEAFSSWPFNDNDPCIGCPSHAKVTESYTSHEEPIEEVDFVSSQLSYQELKEENSMLRRKIKRIQNFSESQTQMVRNLERTLQATMNKEEKEAQDLEALMQQAEQNLQSMSQRALKAESNIEKLKQEMSFLQAELTCYKVENESLRSGQSTNMGAVKQHVDIALQNLLRVTNHAHATIHQLVFGAETLTLVADLLKSVGRMSEVEKEEEQQT